GATCCGGGTTGTCTTTTCTCCAGTCGCCATTTGCGCGTAGGTCAAGATAACCCAATGCACAGGCCAGTGCGATCTGAGCACAGTCAGGAATGCCGTTGGATTGCTCTGGTGTTGGTAATGGATTGTCGTTGAAGGCTTTCAAACAGCGATTAACCTTGCCGAGCTGACGCTCTATCCAAACATTGTTCCAATGCTCTTCCGGGTGGTTTCTTGTTTCGATTTGCGCCTGAATGGCCGCATCGACGATACCATCGGCCATTGCCTGCTTTGTGAGCACTGCGATGCGTGTGTCGCCTTTGGGAATGATAACGCCGCCTCCAGCCATCTGGTCCAGAAGTTCAAGCACAACCCGGCTGTCATAGACGACATCTCCATTTTCCAGCAGTACAGTTGGAACTTTGGCAAGTGGATTCTGGTCGTACAACGATCCGCTTGTTGCTCTGGTATCTGCCCAATCGAGCTGAACCTGATCTTCAATGCCTAAAACCGCTACTGCAATTCTCGCCTTCCGCCCATAAGGGGACGTGGGGGACGTTCGAAGAGTGATCATCTTGGTGACGACTTTCTGGATAAGCTTTATTCAGGGCGTGTTTTATCGAAGGCAGGAACGCTGGATGCGAAATCTTCCAGCCATGCAACCAACTTCGGATAGGAGTTACGCCATTCACCGCCAAAACGCAGGTCCAGATATCCTAGAGAGCATGCCAGAGCGATTTGAGCTGCATTTGGTGAGTTGTGTTGAACTTGGGGAAGCGGGTTGCTTTCAAACGCAGTCAAAGCGCGGTCTATTTTTAACTGCTGATAATCTACCCAGTCTTGATGTCTCTTCTCTTCAGGGCGCATACGGCTTTCATATACGATCTGAATGGCCGCATCGCAGATGCCATCTGCCAAAGCTTGTTGGGTCAGGACGTCGAAACGTTCTGCACCAGCAGGGAAGAGTTTCTCACCGCCTGCCATGTAATCCAGATAC
The window above is part of the Pseudovibrio sp. Tun.PSC04-5.I4 genome. Proteins encoded here:
- a CDS encoding glutathione S-transferase family protein, which gives rise to MITLRTSPTSPYGRKARIAVAVLGIEDQVQLDWADTRATSGSLYDQNPLAKVPTVLLENGDVVYDSRVVLELLDQMAGGGVIIPKGDTRIAVLTKQAMADGIVDAAIQAQIETRNHPEEHWNNVWIERQLGKVNRCLKAFNDNPLPTPEQSNGIPDCAQIALACALGYLDLRANGDWRKDNPDLVKWHTAFIEQVPAYDATLAPEMLEKS
- a CDS encoding glutathione S-transferase family protein, with translation MQTLRSSSASPFGRKIKLALSVLGLADKVKVDLANTLDPEDNLRAQNPLGKIPCLILEDGNVLYDSRVITEYLDYMAGGEKLFPAGAERFDVLTQQALADGICDAAIQIVYESRMRPEEKRHQDWVDYQQLKIDRALTAFESNPLPQVQHNSPNAAQIALACSLGYLDLRFGGEWRNSYPKLVAWLEDFASSVPAFDKTRPE